In a genomic window of Callithrix jacchus isolate 240 chromosome 22, calJac240_pri, whole genome shotgun sequence:
- the ZNF418 gene encoding zinc finger protein 418 isoform X5 yields the protein MLENWVLTSSLGCWCESEYEEAPSKQNISIQRVSPVSTPRAGVSLKKAHPCEMCGAVLGDISHLADHQGTHHKQKLHRCEAWGNQFYDSSNHQHQNQYLGEKPYRSSVEEALFVRRCKFHVSEESSVFSQSGKDFLPSSGLLQQEATHTGEKSDSKTECVAPFQREKTHYSCGEFMKLSSTKHRLVQQQRLLPREGCYCCECGKSFSKPDSFSNRQRGHTGNRPYECGECGKSFSHKGSLVQHQRVHTGERPYECEECGKCFTQKGNLIQHQRGHTSERPYECEECGKCFSQKGTLTEHHRVHTRERPYECGECGKSFSRKGHLRNHQRGHTGERPYECGECGKSFSRKGHLIQHQRSHSGERPYECRECRKLFRGKSHLIEHQRVHTGERPYECNECGKSFQDSSGFRIHQRVHTGEKPFECSECGKSFPQSCSLLRHRRVHTGERPYECGECGKSFHQSSSLLRHQKTHTAGRPYECGECGKFFFSLLEHRRVHTGERPYECSECGKTFTRRSAHFKHQRLHTRGKPYECSECGKSFAETFSLNEHRRVHTGERPYECSECGKSFHRSSSLLRHQRVHTERSPYK from the exons atgctggagaactGGGTACTTACATCCTCCCTGG gTTGTTGGTGTGAATCAGAATATGAGGAGGCACCTTCTAAGCAGAACATTTCTATACAAAGAGTGTCTCCGGTCAGCACTCCTAGAGCAGGTGTGTCCCTCAAGAAGGCTCACCCCTGTGAAATGTGTGGCGCAGTCTTGGGGGACATTTCGCACTTGGCAGATCATCAGGGAACACATCACAAGCAGAAACTGCACAGGTGTGAGGCATGGGGGAATCAATTCTATGATAGTTCAAACCATCAGCACCAGAATCAGTACcttggagagaaaccctatagaAGCAGTGTTGAGGAAGCGCTGTTTGTGAGGAGGTGTAAGTTCCATGTTTCAGAGGAATCATCTGTCTTCAGTCAGAGTGGGAAGGACTTTTTGCCCAGCTCAGGATTACTTCAGCAGGAGGCCACTCACACTGGGGAGAAGTCAGACAGTAAAACCGAGTGTGTGGCTCCCTTTCAGAGGGAAAAAACTCATTATAGCTGTGGAGAATTCATGAAACTTTCTAGCACCAAACACAGACTTGTTCAACAGCAGAGACTTCTCCCTAGAGAAGGGTGTTACTGCTGTGAATGTGGGAAGTCCTTTAGCAAACCTGATAGCTTCAGTAATCGTCAGAGAGGTCACACTGGGAATAGACCTTACGAATGTGGAGAATGTGGGAAATCTTTTAGTCATAAGGGCAGCCTTGTTCAGCATCAGCgagttcacactggagaaagaCCTTATGAGTGTGAAGAATGTGGGAAATGTTTTACTCAAAAGGGCAACCTCATTCAGCATCAGCGAGGTCACACTAGTGAAAGACCTTATGAgtgtgaagaatgtggaaaatGTTTTAGTCAAAAGGGCACCCTCACTGAACATCATCGAGTTCACACTAGAGAAAGACCTTATGAGTGTGGAGAATGTGGGAAATCTTTTAGTCGAAAGGGACACCTTAGGAACCATCAGAGAGGTCACACTGGAGAAAGACCTTATGAGTGTGGAGAATGTGGAAAATCTTTTAGTCGGAAGGGACACCTCATTCAGCATCAGCGAAGCCACAGTGGAGAAAGGCCTTACGAGTGTAGGGAGTGTAGGAAATTGTTTAGGGGCAAGTCCCACCTCATTGAACACCAGagagttcacactggagaaaggccATacgaatgtaatgaatgtgggaaatCATTTCAGGACAGCTCTGGGTTTCGTATTCATCAGagagttcacactggagaaaaaccGTTTGagtgcagtgaatgtgggaaGTCATTTCCTCAAAGCTGTTCCCTCCTTCGACATCGGAGAGTTCATACTGGAGAAAGGCCTTATGAGTGTGGAGAATGTGGAAAATCATTTCATCAAAGCTCTTCCCTCCTGAGACATCAGAAAACTCACACTGCCGGAAGACCCTATGAGTGTGGAGAATGCGGGAAATTCTTCTTCAGTCTCCTTGAACACAGGagagttcacactggagaaaggccTTATGAATGCAGTGAATGTGGAAAAACGTTTACTCGAAGGTCTGCGCATTTTAAACATCAGAGACTTCATACTAGAGGAAAGCCTTACGAGTGCAGCGAATGTGGGAAATCCTTTGCTGAAACCTTCAGTCTTAATGAACATAGGagagttcacactggagaaaggccTTATGAGTGCAGTGAATGTGGAAAATCATTTCATCGAAGCTCTTCTCTCCTTCGGCATCAAAGAGTTCACACTGAAAGAAGTCCTTATAAGTGA
- the ZNF418 gene encoding zinc finger protein 418 isoform X6, translated as MCGAVLGDISHLADHQGTHHKQKLHRCEAWGNQFYDSSNHQHQNQYLGEKPYRSSVEEALFVRRCKFHVSEESSVFSQSGKDFLPSSGLLQQEATHTGEKSDSKTECVAPFQREKTHYSCGEFMKLSSTKHRLVQQQRLLPREGCYCCECGKSFSKPDSFSNRQRGHTGNRPYECGECGKSFSHKGSLVQHQRVHTGERPYECEECGKCFTQKGNLIQHQRGHTSERPYECEECGKCFSQKGTLTEHHRVHTRERPYECGECGKSFSRKGHLRNHQRGHTGERPYECGECGKSFSRKGHLIQHQRSHSGERPYECRECRKLFRGKSHLIEHQRVHTGERPYECNECGKSFQDSSGFRIHQRVHTGEKPFECSECGKSFPQSCSLLRHRRVHTGERPYECGECGKSFHQSSSLLRHQKTHTAGRPYECGECGKFFFSLLEHRRVHTGERPYECSECGKTFTRRSAHFKHQRLHTRGKPYECSECGKSFAETFSLNEHRRVHTGERPYECSECGKSFHRSSSLLRHQRVHTERSPYK; from the coding sequence ATGTGTGGCGCAGTCTTGGGGGACATTTCGCACTTGGCAGATCATCAGGGAACACATCACAAGCAGAAACTGCACAGGTGTGAGGCATGGGGGAATCAATTCTATGATAGTTCAAACCATCAGCACCAGAATCAGTACcttggagagaaaccctatagaAGCAGTGTTGAGGAAGCGCTGTTTGTGAGGAGGTGTAAGTTCCATGTTTCAGAGGAATCATCTGTCTTCAGTCAGAGTGGGAAGGACTTTTTGCCCAGCTCAGGATTACTTCAGCAGGAGGCCACTCACACTGGGGAGAAGTCAGACAGTAAAACCGAGTGTGTGGCTCCCTTTCAGAGGGAAAAAACTCATTATAGCTGTGGAGAATTCATGAAACTTTCTAGCACCAAACACAGACTTGTTCAACAGCAGAGACTTCTCCCTAGAGAAGGGTGTTACTGCTGTGAATGTGGGAAGTCCTTTAGCAAACCTGATAGCTTCAGTAATCGTCAGAGAGGTCACACTGGGAATAGACCTTACGAATGTGGAGAATGTGGGAAATCTTTTAGTCATAAGGGCAGCCTTGTTCAGCATCAGCgagttcacactggagaaagaCCTTATGAGTGTGAAGAATGTGGGAAATGTTTTACTCAAAAGGGCAACCTCATTCAGCATCAGCGAGGTCACACTAGTGAAAGACCTTATGAgtgtgaagaatgtggaaaatGTTTTAGTCAAAAGGGCACCCTCACTGAACATCATCGAGTTCACACTAGAGAAAGACCTTATGAGTGTGGAGAATGTGGGAAATCTTTTAGTCGAAAGGGACACCTTAGGAACCATCAGAGAGGTCACACTGGAGAAAGACCTTATGAGTGTGGAGAATGTGGAAAATCTTTTAGTCGGAAGGGACACCTCATTCAGCATCAGCGAAGCCACAGTGGAGAAAGGCCTTACGAGTGTAGGGAGTGTAGGAAATTGTTTAGGGGCAAGTCCCACCTCATTGAACACCAGagagttcacactggagaaaggccATacgaatgtaatgaatgtgggaaatCATTTCAGGACAGCTCTGGGTTTCGTATTCATCAGagagttcacactggagaaaaaccGTTTGagtgcagtgaatgtgggaaGTCATTTCCTCAAAGCTGTTCCCTCCTTCGACATCGGAGAGTTCATACTGGAGAAAGGCCTTATGAGTGTGGAGAATGTGGAAAATCATTTCATCAAAGCTCTTCCCTCCTGAGACATCAGAAAACTCACACTGCCGGAAGACCCTATGAGTGTGGAGAATGCGGGAAATTCTTCTTCAGTCTCCTTGAACACAGGagagttcacactggagaaaggccTTATGAATGCAGTGAATGTGGAAAAACGTTTACTCGAAGGTCTGCGCATTTTAAACATCAGAGACTTCATACTAGAGGAAAGCCTTACGAGTGCAGCGAATGTGGGAAATCCTTTGCTGAAACCTTCAGTCTTAATGAACATAGGagagttcacactggagaaaggccTTATGAGTGCAGTGAATGTGGAAAATCATTTCATCGAAGCTCTTCTCTCCTTCGGCATCAAAGAGTTCACACTGAAAGAAGTCCTTATAAGTGA